Within Thermodesulfovibrionales bacterium, the genomic segment CTACGATGCAATTCCGGCAGGCCTCTTTTATTTGGGGCTGCGTCCGTGGACTTTCATGACAAGACTCAGCCTGACGACTTATAGTACATGAGTTGGCGGGCATAGGGCGAAAGGGCCTTGATGGTATCCCGCATCTCTTTCTCGTTCATCGGTCGAAAGGCACTCGCAATCCTCACATTCTCCTCAAGCTGCGTCAGGTCATCACAACCGATGACGGTGGTCGTGATCTGCTGCGATAGGGCGAAACGATAAAAGGTCTCCATTGTCCATTGTTCCGGCAGTCTTGCCGCAAGACCCCGCAGATAGACCTTCATACCGATGATCCCCATGTTATTGCTGTTCGCGAGCGGAATGATGTCATGTATGAAACTCTTATATTCCGGCTCGGCCGGGTTCACCGGCATTAGTACCGTATCGAAGGCGAATCTTTCTATGCAAGTCTTGATTATTGAGGGATCCTGGTGTCCGGTCACCCCGATGAACCTCACCATACCTTTCTCCTTCGCCTGGACAAAGGCCTCGAGGGCCCCATCATGGCCGAAGATCTCCTCAATATCCTTCTTCGTCCTGACATCATGTATCTGCCAGAGGTCGAGATGGTCGGTCTTCATGTTCCGTAATGTCTCCTCGAGATGGAGAAGGGCTCCCCTCCTGTCCCTCGCGTGCGATTTGCTCGCAAGGAATATCTCTTTTCGCCTTTCTTTTAATGCTGTTCCGTAATAGGCCTCGCTCCCTGAATAGGCCCGCGCAGATTCGCAGTAGGTAATGCCGAGGTCAATGGCCTTGTTGATCAGTGCATAAGCCTCCTTTTCATATCCGAAGGTTCGCAATACGCCCTCTCCTCCCAGTCCGAGGATAGTCACATCAGTTCCCGTCCTCCCCAGTCGCCGCTTCGGGATATCCATGAAAAAAGTATAGCAGATAGCGGTACTTCCGGATACGCCTTGCGGGAGAGGAGATTTTGTGTTACATCTGAATTATGGAGAGGCTCATCGAAGACAGCGGACTGAGAGACAGAAGCTATGTTTTCGAAAGCAGATCGGCAGCGGGGAGACTGCTTGCCGAAAGGCTCAAGAAATACGGAGCCGGCGGATTGATCCTTGCGATACCGTCCGGGGGCGTTCCCGTGGCAGCCGAAATAGCAAGGGCGCTCTCCCTGCAGATGGATGTGATTGTCGTGAGGAAACTCCAGATACCCGACAACCCCGAGGCCGGATTTGGCGCCATGGGGCCCGACGGAGCTGTCATCGTTAATGAAGAATTGCTGGGTCATTTGAGGCTGACAGAGGAAGCGGTTCAGGCGCAGATCGAGAAGACCCGGGCTGTGATCCTGAAGAGAGTGGAGCTTTTCAGGGGAGGGCGGCCTTTTCCGTCCTGCGGGAACAGGGTCGTGATTCTCGTTGATGATGGGCTCGCGTCTGGCTATACCATGCTCGCCGCGCTCCGGTCTCTCAAGAAGGAGAGGCCCTCCCGGGTTGTCGTGGCTATCCCCACGGGATCGGAGAGGACGCTAAAGAGAATCCTTCGAGAAGCCGATGAAGTGGTATGCCTCAATGTGAGAAGCGGTTTTTCCTTTGCGGTCGCTGACGCGTATAGAAAATGGTACGACCTTACCGACGGAGAAGTTTTGACGATCCTCAGGGGTCAGCACATAATAACGTAATGGTTCGGAGGTGATAGTATGGGTTATTCACAGGTGGCTTTGGAAGACAAGATCCTCGAGATGTATCCCGAGATCAGTAAACATGATATCTCCCTCAGTATCGGCTTCGACAAGGAAAAGAATGCCTATGTAGTCGGACTTCGGAAAGGGGACATAAAACGGTACGCGTTTCTCGATAAGAAGGATGCTGACTCCTGCATGAACGGCAATGTATGCATCTATCTCGGTTTCTTGATGGGTCAGTATATTTCCGATATCGAGACTGAGCTGAAGAGCCGGATATAACGCGAAACCGCCGGCGTCATTGCAACGAGTGCGGTATCATGATAGCATATGATATCAGGACACACTATTTCTACGGAGGTTATTATGAACATCTATGACGAGATCGCGAAGGTGGCGCATGAACTCTTTATGAAGAGGGGATATGCTCATGGTCATGACATTGAAGACTGGCTTGCAGCGGAGAGGATCGTGAAGGCGAGGCACGCTTCGAAGTCGACGGAAGCGGGGGGGGCCGGAAAGGCGAAAAAGAGGACTCCCGCCAAGGCTGCGGGTGAGAAGGCCGCGAAACCGGCCCGTAAGACAGTAGCCTCGAAGGCGAAGGGCACCACGACGAGGAAGAAGAAGACGGAGTGATCGAAGCGCGCTTCTACGAGAAGATCGGAAATGGGAAGGTAAAGTGTTTCCTCTGCGCCCAATACTGCACGATCTCTCCGGGCAGGAGAGGGATATGCGCCGTCAGGGAGAACAGGGACGGCATATTGTACAGTCTCGTCTACGGAAAGGTCATAGCTCGGCATATCGACCCGATAGAGAAGAAGCCCCTCTTCCACTTCCGTCCCGGCTCACGATCCTATTCGATAGCGACCGTCGGCTGCAATTTCAAGTGCCAGCATTGCCAGAACTACGAAATATCCCAGTATCCGAAGGAGCGTCCCGACATCCCCGGGGAGGAGATGACACCGGAGCAGGTTGTCAGGGAAGCCGAAGCAGCGGGCTGTAAGAGCATATCCTATACCTACACAGAGCCGACGATCTTCATGGAGTTCGCCTATGACTGCGCGCGCCTCGCCCATGAGCGGGGGATCGAGAACGTCTTTGTCAGCAACGGATATACCGGGCCCGAGGCAACGAGGCTCATCG encodes:
- a CDS encoding phosphoribosyltransferase family protein gives rise to the protein MERLIEDSGLRDRSYVFESRSAAGRLLAERLKKYGAGGLILAIPSGGVPVAAEIARALSLQMDVIVVRKLQIPDNPEAGFGAMGPDGAVIVNEELLGHLRLTEEAVQAQIEKTRAVILKRVELFRGGRPFPSCGNRVVILVDDGLASGYTMLAALRSLKKERPSRVVVAIPTGSERTLKRILREADEVVCLNVRSGFSFAVADAYRKWYDLTDGEVLTILRGQHIIT
- a CDS encoding aldo/keto reductase, producing MDIPKRRLGRTGTDVTILGLGGEGVLRTFGYEKEAYALINKAIDLGITYCESARAYSGSEAYYGTALKERRKEIFLASKSHARDRRGALLHLEETLRNMKTDHLDLWQIHDVRTKKDIEEIFGHDGALEAFVQAKEKGMVRFIGVTGHQDPSIIKTCIERFAFDTVLMPVNPAEPEYKSFIHDIIPLANSNNMGIIGMKVYLRGLAARLPEQWTMETFYRFALSQQITTTVIGCDDLTQLEENVRIASAFRPMNEKEMRDTIKALSPYARQLMYYKSSG
- a CDS encoding DUF2934 domain-containing protein translates to MNIYDEIAKVAHELFMKRGYAHGHDIEDWLAAERIVKARHASKSTEAGGAGKAKKRTPAKAAGEKAAKPARKTVASKAKGTTTRKKKTE
- the amrS gene encoding AmmeMemoRadiSam system radical SAM enzyme, whose protein sequence is MIEARFYEKIGNGKVKCFLCAQYCTISPGRRGICAVRENRDGILYSLVYGKVIARHIDPIEKKPLFHFRPGSRSYSIATVGCNFKCQHCQNYEISQYPKERPDIPGEEMTPEQVVREAEAAGCKSISYTYTEPTIFMEFAYDCARLAHERGIENVFVSNGYTGPEATRLIAPYLDGNNIDLKGDDAFYKKIVGAKLQPVLDTIRLMKDLGIWVEITTLIIPTYNDSEDYLRGVADFIKSIDPAMPWHVTQFYPTHQLLDKPRTPLSTLRKAREIGLKAGLKYVYEGNVPGEGGENTYCPSCKELLIERLGFALTKIGMKNSVCPKCGTHIDGIGMP